A stretch of the Papaver somniferum cultivar HN1 chromosome 6, ASM357369v1, whole genome shotgun sequence genome encodes the following:
- the LOC113290656 gene encoding uncharacterized protein LOC113290656, translated as MGENPVSSTKSNGVHKATFADLVKGKKPYMLTDSDLLSLPEASSYLEEPALVLPLELTKEGSDIFQFSLIGRLNFKVLKLNEVQKSLEEQWGFGDGRCKLVPMTKGFFIIKLIFAEDKERVWHGDSWKVQNQTLRVMKFYPNFDPEKQTTSHATVWVSFPGLYIELWTKTILLSIAKILGKPIAIDQKTLDHDVGNYAAVLIDIDFAKEIPKRIYLTANGKEFWQYVEVQDMENVKFCSHCKFMGHKFENCQAARKILGNSVIDGKRVLNDTADSNPKNKKKVSS; from the coding sequence atgggggaaaaCCCTGTTTCTTCCACGAAATCTAATGGGGTTCATAAGGCTACGTTTGCTGATTTAGTCAAGGGGAAAAAACCCTATATGTTAACAGATTCTGATTTGTTATCCCTTCCAGAGGCGTCTTCATACCTTGAAGAACCAGCGTTAGTTTTACCTTTAGAACTAACAAAAGAAGGGAGCGATATTTTCCAGTTTAGTCTTATTGGAAGACTGAACTttaaagttttgaaacttaatgaGGTCCAAAAAAGCTTGGAGGAACAATGGGGTTTTGGTGATGGAAGATGCAAGCTTGTTCCTATGACTAAGGGGTTTTTCATCATCAAGTTGATTTTTGCGGAAGATAAAGAGCGTGTATGGCATGGAGATTCATGGAAGGTTCAGAACCAAACCCTTAGGGTTATGAAATTTTACCCTAATTTTGATCCTGAAAAGCAAACCACGTCTCATGCTACAGTTTGGGTGAGTTTCCCTGGCTTATACATTGAATTATGGACAAAAACAATTCTTCTATCTATTGCAAAAATTCTTGGTAAACCAATTGCTATAGACCAGAAAACgttggatcatgatgttggtaATTATGCTGCTGTTCTTATTGACATTGATTTTGCAAAAGAGATTCCTAAAAGAATATATCTTACAGCCAATGGTAAGGAGTTCTGGCAATATGTGGAAGTTCAAGATATGGAGAATGTTAAGTTTTGTTCTCATTGCAAATTTATGGGTCATAAATTTGAGAACTGTCAGGCAGCTCGTAAGATATTAGGGAATTCGGTTATAGATGGGAAACGAGTTTTGAATGATACAGCAGATAgcaatccaaaaaataaaaaaaaggtgtCAAGTTAA